Proteins from a genomic interval of Lysobacter stagni:
- a CDS encoding DUF998 domain-containing protein, whose translation MPAVAAQRSLARARGMGTLALACVLAFTTVATVLQGVRADLDWVRAPLSFYLVGPHALWLQVAYIALAIALATLGAGFHAATPPARRSVVPMLLFVIGAMALAVTAMAETDLGRGGEITLAARIHGIAAPIAFLGTTLAMLLQSWRFRADPDWRRHFALGFGLAVACFLALWVHALWRELPRGLSQKAVIVAILAWLALAAGWLRRTPERSLY comes from the coding sequence ATGCCGGCCGTGGCGGCGCAACGGTCGCTCGCGCGGGCGCGCGGGATGGGCACGCTGGCGCTGGCCTGCGTACTGGCATTCACCACCGTCGCAACGGTGCTGCAGGGTGTGCGCGCGGACCTGGATTGGGTGCGCGCGCCGCTGAGCTTCTACCTCGTCGGCCCACACGCGCTGTGGTTGCAGGTGGCGTACATCGCGCTGGCCATCGCGCTGGCGACGCTGGGCGCGGGCTTTCACGCTGCAACGCCTCCGGCCCGGCGCAGCGTGGTGCCGATGCTGCTGTTCGTGATCGGCGCGATGGCGCTGGCCGTGACCGCGATGGCAGAAACCGACCTGGGTCGTGGCGGTGAAATCACCCTCGCGGCACGGATCCATGGCATCGCCGCGCCGATCGCGTTCCTCGGCACGACGCTGGCGATGCTGCTGCAGTCCTGGCGCTTCCGTGCCGATCCGGACTGGCGGCGCCACTTCGCGCTGGGCTTCGGCCTGGCCGTGGCGTGCTTCCTCGCGTTGTGGGTTCACGCACTCTGGCGCGAGCTGCCGCGGGGGCTGAGCCAGAAGGCGGTGATCGTGGCGATACTGGCCTGGCTGGCGCTGGCCGCAGGCTGGTTGCGCCGCACGCCCGAGCGCAGCCTTTATTGA